CTTGTTCTTTTAGGGTTAGGGTTCATGTGGGGGCAACTCTTTCTTTCTCTGGTTTCTTTTTCTTTCCGAAAAAACTCAGCCAAGATGGCTCTGAAACCATTGATAGATCCTCTGGATCGGATTTGGCTAGTTATTCCGGTAAACCTACCTTCTCCTTGTGCTGACGAGCTCGATCCAGCGCCGGCCATGGTGATGTGGTGATGGCGGCGATGTGGATAGAGAGATGGCGAGGAGGTGGTGCTTCCCGTGAACGTGGGGTTTGTGGCGGCGATGAAACTTCGTCAGTCGTGCCCCGGCCCCATCTCTGTTAATATAGCGCGGGTCACAGGGGCCCATCAACCATAATGggttgggcgcccccgatcagggcgcatTGACCAAGGGCCTGGCAGGCCGTTGGGCCTGCACAGAGGAGATCAACCTAACAACATGAACTCGTTGCTTTGCATGCAGCACTATCCTCACAATGATATCGCCAAAGGGAAGATGCCAATGCATATTTCTGGTGTGCCTCGATCTGCAGACTTTGAAAAGCAACCGGCGAAAGGGAACAAGGAAGAGCAGAGTTGGGCTAGGCCTCCCGCAGGCTGGGCGAAGCTCAACAAGGATGGCGCGTTCGTGGCGGCGGACGGATCAACAGGGTCCGGTATGGTGCTGCGAGATGATACATGCGGCATTATCTTCACTGCATGTCGTGGCTCCTTCCCATGTGATAATGCATTACAAGCAGAACTTGCGGCCTGCCGCGAGGGGGTTGCACTGGCCCTTGAGCGTACAAGCTGTCCTATCATCATTGAAATGGATCGTGCAGAGGCCGTCTCCATGCTCCAGTCGGTGTCTCAGGATCGCTCTAGCAGCATGGCATGTATCAGGGATATTAAGGCGCTCATGGAGAATGGCAGAGAGATGGAGATCAAGCTTATTAGCCGCTCCCAGAATATAGTGAGTCATGCCTTAGCAGCTTATGGGGGTAGTTTGCCTCGAACCGCGGTGTGGTTAGGCTCAGGTACGGAGGAGATTGTCACTCTTTGTATGAACGATATTATGCGTCCCTAGATTCACTACTGGAATCGCCCTATACGCCGAGTGCCACGGACACTCGGCaaaggcccaaaacccgccggcAACGCCTTTGCCGAGTGTCACCTTCGGCAAAAGCCACCCGGCATACACCTCTTCGGCAAACAGAAATTTGCCGAGAGCCATAACAAGGGCACTCGGCAAAGCCTTTGCCGAGAGCTAAAAAGCACGTCTCGGCAAAATAAAGCAGCTAACGGATACGTCCGTTAGCTCCAGACATGTGGGACCACGCAaactttgccgagagccactctCGGCAACGAGAAACAGTAGGAGGCTGACACGTGTCCCCTCCTTACATGTGGGACCAAGAGAGCAGGCCGAGGGCCAACTCTGCCGAGAGCCCCTCTCGGCAAAGAGAACCAGTAGGAGGCTGACACGTGTCCcctcctgacatgtgggtccacgAGAACAGGCCGAGGGCCAACTTTGCCGAGAGCCCCTCTAGGCAAAGATAACCAGTAGGAGGCTGACACGTGTCcctcctgacatgtgggaccacgaGAACAGGCCGAGGGCCAACTTTGCCGAGTGCGCCTCTCGGCAAAGAGAACCAGTAGGAGGCTGACACGTGTCACctcctgacatgtggggccaCAAGAACGGGCCGAGGGCCAACTTTGCCGAGAGCCCCTCTCGGCAAAGAGAACCATTAGGAGGCTGACACGTGTCACctcctgacatgtggggccaCGAGAACAGGCCGAGGGCCAACTTTGCCGAGAGCCCCTCTCGGCAAAGAGAACCAGTAGGAGGCTGACATGTGTCacctcctgacatgtgggaccacgaGATCAGGCTGAGGGCCAACCTTGCCGAGAGCCCCTCTCGGCAAAGAGAACCAGTAGGAGGCTGTCACGTGTCacctcctgacatgtgggaccacgaGAACAGGCCGAGGGCCAAGTTTGCCGAGAGCGCCTCTCGGCAAAGAGAACCAGTAGGAGGCTAACACGTGTCacctcctgacatgtgggaccacgaGAACAGGCTGAGGGCCAAGTTTGCCGAGAGCACCTCTCGGCAAAGAGAACCAATAGGAGGCTGACACGTGTCacctcctgacatgtgggaccacgaGAACAGGCCGAGGGCCAACTTTGCCGAGAGCACCTCTCGGCAAAGAGAACCAATAGGAGGTTGACACGTGTCacctcctgacatgtgggaccacg
This sequence is a window from Aegilops tauschii subsp. strangulata cultivar AL8/78 chromosome 7, Aet v6.0, whole genome shotgun sequence. Protein-coding genes within it:
- the LOC141026759 gene encoding uncharacterized protein, translating into MNSLLCMQHYPHNDIAKGKMPMHISGVPRSADFEKQPAKGNKEEQSWARPPAGWAKLNKDGAFVAADGSTGSGMVLRDDTCGIIFTACRGSFPCDNALQAELAACREGVALALERTSCPIIIEMDRAEAVSMLQSVSQDRSSSMACIRDIKALMENGREMEIKLISRSQNIVSHALAAYGGSLPRTAVWLGSGTEEIVTLCMNDIMRP